Proteins co-encoded in one Nonomuraea helvata genomic window:
- the dacB gene encoding D-alanyl-D-alanine carboxypeptidase/D-alanyl-D-alanine endopeptidase: MLTTLAVLQALTIVIGVYAMTTDFSLGALTRQSSPTKPTASPPEGSPSVPVVTSGPVLAQLSVKPGDGPLPTKGTLTRQLTDALGDEALGDRVGAVVLDAATGERIFASNADTPIVPASTTKVVTCAAALASLGPDTRFSTRVVQGASPGTAVLIGGGDPLLAGPSAKPTYPKQASLATLAARTAANLKSQNIRKITLSYDTSLFVGTAIAPGWKPNYVPDGEVAPVYALAIDEGRQNPRNRQPRVSNPAQYAAAAFAKLLARQGIAVSKSVRPAKAPAGAPELGRVDSAPLYSLVEHTLTRSDNDMAEALIRHVAIKEGQEASFEGGTKAVIAVLQRIGAAQGVSLSDGSGLSPRNRISPSALAKAIALSSSASQPNLHAIASGMPIAGFSGTLGNGRRFTESDSRGQVGLVRAKTGTLNNVNTLAGMATTKDGRLVTFAFMADRVPVTAEPVLDRLAAIVARS, translated from the coding sequence ATGTTGACCACTCTCGCCGTGCTGCAGGCCCTGACGATCGTCATCGGCGTTTACGCGATGACCACCGACTTCAGCCTGGGCGCGTTGACGAGGCAGTCTTCACCGACCAAGCCGACGGCGTCCCCGCCGGAAGGGTCTCCTTCCGTCCCCGTGGTCACCTCGGGGCCTGTGCTGGCCCAGCTTTCGGTGAAGCCAGGAGACGGACCTCTCCCGACTAAGGGTACTTTGACGCGGCAGCTCACCGACGCGCTGGGTGACGAAGCGCTCGGCGATCGGGTCGGCGCGGTGGTCCTCGACGCGGCCACCGGCGAGCGGATCTTCGCCTCCAACGCCGACACCCCGATCGTCCCGGCCTCCACCACGAAGGTCGTCACCTGCGCCGCCGCCCTCGCGTCCCTGGGGCCGGACACCCGCTTCTCCACCAGGGTCGTCCAGGGTGCGAGCCCGGGCACGGCCGTCCTGATCGGGGGCGGCGACCCGTTGCTCGCCGGCCCGTCGGCGAAGCCCACGTACCCGAAGCAGGCCAGCCTCGCCACGCTGGCGGCCCGCACCGCCGCCAACCTCAAGTCGCAAAACATTCGCAAAATCACGCTTTCGTACGACACGTCGCTTTTTGTCGGTACGGCCATCGCTCCCGGCTGGAAGCCGAACTACGTCCCGGACGGCGAGGTGGCGCCCGTCTACGCCCTGGCCATCGACGAAGGCCGCCAGAATCCGCGCAACCGCCAGCCCCGGGTCTCCAACCCGGCGCAGTACGCCGCCGCGGCCTTCGCCAAGCTGCTGGCCAGGCAGGGCATCGCGGTGTCGAAGTCCGTACGGCCGGCCAAGGCGCCGGCGGGCGCCCCGGAGCTGGGCCGGGTGGACTCCGCCCCGCTCTACTCCCTCGTCGAGCACACCCTCACCCGCAGCGACAACGACATGGCCGAGGCCCTGATCAGGCACGTCGCCATCAAGGAAGGGCAGGAGGCGTCGTTCGAGGGCGGCACCAAGGCCGTGATCGCGGTGCTGCAGCGGATCGGCGCCGCGCAGGGCGTCTCGCTCTCCGACGGCAGCGGCCTGTCCCCCCGCAACCGCATCAGCCCGAGCGCCCTGGCCAAGGCGATCGCCCTGTCCTCCTCCGCGAGCCAGCCCAACCTTCACGCCATCGCCTCGGGCATGCCGATCGCCGGTTTCTCCGGCACTCTGGGCAACGGCCGGCGGTTCACGGAGAGCGACAGCCGGGGGCAGGTGGGGCTCGTACGGGCCAAGACCGGGACGCTCAACAACGTCAACACGCTGGCGGGCATGGCGACCACCAAGGACGGGCGGCTGGTGACGTTCGCGTTCATGGCGGACCGCGTACCGGTAACCGCCGAGCCCGTACTCGACCGCCTGGCGGCCATCGTCGCAAGGTCGTAA